From Solea solea chromosome 20, fSolSol10.1, whole genome shotgun sequence, one genomic window encodes:
- the ppp1r11 gene encoding E3 ubiquitin-protein ligase PPP1R11, which produces MAEVPGTSSETITETVETSTPPPPQQEGRSLTIKLRKRKTEKKVEWSSDTVDNEHLGRRSSKCCCIYEKPRQFGESSSESEGDDDDEGCGSAHCVLGHGRRNHEQGGSGGTTAPPNSGGSHSH; this is translated from the exons ATGGCGGAGGTTCCCGGGACATCGAGTGAGACGATAACGGAGACTGTTGAAACTAGCACACCGCCGCCGCCCCAACAG GAGGGACGAAGCCTGACGATCaaactgaggaagaggaagactgAGAAGAAGGTGGAGTGGTCCAGTGACACTGTTGACAATGAGCACCTGGGCAGAAGGTCatcaaagt GCTGCTGTATTTACGAAAAGCCCAGACAGTTTGGGGAGTCATCGTCTGAAAGCGAGggagacgacgacgacgaagGGTGTGGCAGTGCGCACTGCGTCCTGGGCCACGGCAGGAGAAACCACGAACAGGGAGGGTCTGGGGGAACCACAGCGCCCCCAAACTCCGGAGGCTCGCACAGCCATTAA
- the c20h6orf47 gene encoding uncharacterized protein C6orf47 homolog, which yields MTAVVGRALGWVCSWGRSSRSKKIEGFETEGHKQSYSSQTTRGWTSWLWGGWRRQNVQSGPDEQYWEAQERVQPLEVEELFAGKQDSVAHSEHVSRWWNKYLPTAYFFWPRQTDPSTLRQRKHEGLSRGAWDDVDGDFRTPPPSPVPPSSPLTSPFRLFADSWNVEIIPEHYEVCFNFLRHLFDLFVVGFLWTVSPPTKLILEVLGVQGALRLWFHGMAMFFVSTVGMAGLLWVIQEYLPQFALIYGIIQAVVISVSVRQSVLMDVEEEKVETDEGKETDEMIDSLALKETFCYGQGEDKLN from the coding sequence ATGACAGCTGTGGTAGGGAGAGCACTGGGCTGGGTGTGTTCATGGGGGAGAAGTTCTCGGTCAAAGAAAATTGAAGGGTTTGAAACTGAGGGCCACAAGCAAAGCTACAGCAGTCAAACCACCAGGGGGTGGACCTCTTGGCTATGGGGAGGGTGGAGACGCCAGAATGTCCAAAGTGGTCCGGATGAGCAGTACTGGGAGGCCCAGGAGAGAGTTCAGCCCCTGGAAGTTGAAGAGCTCTTTGCAGGGAAGCAAGACAGCGTGGCACATTCGGAACACGTTTCCAGATGGTGGAATAAATATCTCCCCACTGCTTACTTTTTCTGGCCTAGACAAACAGATCCAAGCACACTAAGACAAAGGAAACACGAAGGCCTGAGTAGAGGTGCATGGGATGATGTTGACGGGGACTTCAGAACACCACCTCCATCTCCtgtccctccttcctctcccctGACATCTCCTTTTCGACTCTTTGCGGACAGCTGGAATGTGGAAATCATACCAGAGCACTATGAGGTCTGCTTTAACTTCCTCCGCCATTTGTTTGACCTGTTTGTTGTTGGCTTCCTGTGGACGGTGTCCCCTCCTACCAAGCTGATCCTGGAGGTGTTAGGGGTCCAGGGAGCACTGCGGCTGTGGTTTCATGGCATGGCCATGTTTTTTGTCTCCACGGTTGGGATGGCAGGATTACTGTGGGTGATCCAGGAGTATCTCCCTCAGTTTGCGCTCATCTATGGCATCATACAGGCAGTGGTGATCTCTGTCAGCGTGCGACAGAGTGTACTGATGGATGTGGAAGAAGAAAAGGTTGAAACAGACGAGGGAAAGGAGACCGATGAAATGATTGATAGCTTGGCgctaaaagaaacattttgctATGGACAAGGTGAAGACAAGTTAAACTGA
- the sacm1la gene encoding phosphatidylinositol-3-phosphatase SAC1-A gives MATAYERYNLHTTPEKFFIEACDEGADAVLAIDRVSNEMTLTGKKDVPPSAVTRPICGIMGTIRLVAGMYLIVITRKRNVGSLLGHAVWKVVDFEVISYKKTVLHLSEIQSQENKTFLSMINNVLTTDGFYFCTDYDLTHTLQRLANTSPDFQEMSLLERADQRFVWNGNLLRELAAQPELHRFALPVVHGFIVIKPCRINGKIFEWILISRRSCFRAGVRYYVRGIDSEGHAANFVETEQIVLYEGAKASFVQTRGSMPFYWSQRPNLKYKPKPIISKTPSHLDAFQSHFDSQLLIYGKQTILNLVNQKGSEKPLEQAFAKMVSEMNNGMLNYFPFDFHKECSHMRWDRLQILVDAVSEAQEEYSYFMVNSEGKTVAQQRGVFRSNCMDCLDRTNVIQSLLARRSLQSQLQRVGVLNVGQQIEEQVEFEKVYKNAWADNANACAVQYAGTGALKTDFTRTGKRTRWGLLMDGWNSMIRYYKNNFSDGFRQDSIDLFLGNFAVDESDCPTPLRVQKDWKFLTLPIIMLVAFSMCIVCLLMAGDTWTETAAYVMFWGAASAITATIILFNGQDFVDAPKLVHKEKMD, from the exons ATGGCGACCGCCTACGAGAGATATAATTT GCACACAACTCCAGAGAAGTTCTTCATCGAGGCCTGTGATGAGGGGGCAGATGCTGTGCTGGCGATCGACAGGGTTTCTAATGAGATGACCCTCACAG GTAAAAAGGATGTCCCTCCCTCAGCCGTCACCAGGCCGATATGTGGCATCATGGGAACCATTCGCCTGGTTGCag GTATGTACCTGATCGTCATCACCAGGAAGAGGAATGTGGGCAGCCTCCTGGGCCACGCCGTGTGGAAGGTCGTGGACTTTGAAGTGATCTCATACAAGAAGACGGTGCTGCACTTGTCAGAGATACAG TCACAGGAGAATAAGACCTTCCTGTCGATGATTAACAACGTGCTGACCACGGACGGCTTCTACTTCTGCACCGATTACGACCTGACGCACACGCTGCAGCGGCTCGCCAACACCAGCCCCGACTTCCAGGAGATGAGTCTGCTGGAGAGG gcagATCAGAGGTTTGTGTGGAATGGGAATCTCCTGAGAGAACTGGCCGCACAGCCAGAG cttcACAGGTTTGCACTCCCTGTCGTCCATGGAT TCATCGTCATCAAGCCCTGCCGTATAAACGGGAAGATCTTTGAGTGGATCCTCATTTCCAGGAGAAGCTGCTTCCGCGCCGGAGTCAGATACTACGTCCGAG GCATCGACTCTGAAGGTCACGCCGCTAACTTTGTGGAGACCGAGCAGATCGTCTTGTACGAGGGAGCAAAGGCTTCATTTGTGCAG ACACGAGGCTCCATGCCTTTCTACTGGAGTCAGAGGCCCAACCTCAAATACAAGCCTAAGCCCATCATCAGCAAAACCCCCAGTCAC TTGGATGCTTTCCAGAGCCATTTTGACTCTCAGCTGCTCATCTATGGGAAGCAAACCATCCTCAACCTG GTGAATCAGAAGGGCTCAGAGAAGCCTCTAGAACAGGCTTTTGCCAAGATGGTGTCGGAGATGAACAACGGTATGCTCAA ctACTTCCCCTTCGACTTCCACAAAGAGTGCAGCCACATGCGATGGGACCGCCTGCAGATCTTAGTGGACGCCGTCAGTGAGGCACAAGAAGAATACAG ttactTCATGGTGAACTCGGAGGGGAAGACGGTGGCGCAGCAGAGAGGAGTCTTCCGCAGTAACTGCATGGACTGCCTGGACAGGACCAACGTCATCCAGAGTCTGCTGGCCCGACGCTCCCTACAGTCACAGCTGCAG AGAGTCGGGGTTCTGAACGTGGGCCAGCAGATTGAAGAACAGGTTGAGTTCGAGAAGGTCTACAAGAACG CATGGGCTGACAATGCCAACGCTTGTGCAGTACAGTACGCAGGAACTGGAGCTTTGAAAACAGACTTCACAAG GACGGGGAAGAGGACCCGATGGGGGCTGCTGATGGACGGATGGAACTCCATGATTCGCTACTACAAGAACAACTTCTCTGACGGATTCAGACAG GATTCCATCGACCTGTTTCTGGGTAACTTTGCTGTGGACGAGTCCGATTGTCCCACGCCACTTCGTGTGCAGAAGGACTGGAAGTTCCTCACG ctgccCATTATTATGCTGGTGGCGTTTTCCATGTGCATCGTGTGTCTCCTCATGGCCG GCGACACGTGGACGGAGACGGCGGCTTACGTGATGTTCTGGGGCGCAGCGAGTGCCATCACGGCCACCATCATCCTATTCAACGGCCAAGACTTTGTGGACGCCCCCAAACTGGTTCACAAGGAGAAGATGGACTAa